In Streptomyces sp. NBC_00878, a single window of DNA contains:
- a CDS encoding ATP-binding protein, with protein MTENVVHLHKDREMPAQDASVTTLTVVPDAPAAPLVPLWVRSGRAVKTAVTHDRTKTGARAVARHSLYVWGGGRIVARRTWDGRTGARYERFLRAAEAAGNMELAGEWEERLQHFRDARHRRRMDLLTSPIDAAKGALVGTGLGIGSLVALGVVLAIANKDIADVITPIMAVIEFIRLVITIVQVVWGPALTIGPFLALLALWTVGSKQQAAPAWALPDNIRSGEGEPITPSIVVKALRDLGVPALRGAIKEMGDAGASMLGPIRIAGCGVEVDVTLPSGVSTNEVQQRRRKLAENLTRHEHEVFITIPQAARTVRLWVADSGALDEPIGPSPLVTDETMTADYGKGRAPWGQDLRGDAAALSLYQRHLLITGLSNQGKTVALRSLALWLALDRSVEFLLGDLKGVGDWAMFDGRARVLIQGPTDEHVIQVTEMVEGAVDEMNRRIQAPPGTVFPALIVLVDEAQMAFMCPAKDEDKRPYGGSKANSRYFMAVRKIHNQGRAVNVLMWQGTQDPTDQNLPKLVREGAHTRASLALGTESQARMALGDKAVDGGAAPNLLRPGLDRGTLVVASDGIDIPAGQASLTVRTHYIDDDAAKAIIERAKALRDGVTTLHAVDRDPDRDPLADIASVVGTAERVRTKDVLSRLGTLNADAYGGWSFIDLKRVLDGTGAGPYKSDGVMVVGRDRLARALANRDGDGSASAAE; from the coding sequence ATGACAGAGAACGTCGTTCACCTGCACAAAGACCGTGAAATGCCTGCTCAGGATGCGTCGGTGACCACCCTGACCGTAGTGCCCGACGCGCCCGCCGCTCCGCTGGTGCCGCTGTGGGTGCGCTCCGGCCGCGCCGTGAAGACCGCCGTGACGCACGACCGGACCAAGACCGGTGCGCGGGCGGTCGCCCGGCACAGTCTCTACGTGTGGGGCGGGGGCCGGATCGTGGCCCGCCGCACGTGGGACGGCCGCACCGGCGCCCGCTACGAACGCTTCCTGCGTGCGGCCGAGGCCGCGGGGAACATGGAACTGGCCGGCGAGTGGGAAGAGCGGTTGCAGCACTTCCGCGACGCACGGCACCGCCGCCGCATGGACCTGCTCACCTCCCCGATCGACGCGGCCAAGGGCGCCCTGGTCGGCACCGGTCTGGGCATCGGCTCGCTGGTCGCCCTCGGGGTGGTGCTGGCCATCGCCAACAAGGACATTGCCGACGTGATCACCCCGATCATGGCCGTGATCGAGTTCATCCGCCTGGTCATCACCATCGTTCAGGTCGTGTGGGGACCCGCGCTCACGATCGGCCCGTTCCTCGCCCTGCTCGCCCTGTGGACGGTCGGCAGCAAGCAGCAGGCCGCCCCCGCGTGGGCGCTGCCGGACAACATCCGCTCCGGCGAGGGCGAGCCCATCACCCCGTCCATCGTGGTCAAGGCCCTGCGCGACCTCGGAGTACCCGCCCTGCGGGGCGCCATCAAGGAGATGGGCGACGCGGGCGCCTCGATGCTCGGACCGATCCGGATCGCCGGATGCGGCGTGGAAGTCGACGTGACGCTGCCCTCGGGGGTGTCGACGAACGAGGTTCAGCAGCGACGCCGCAAGCTCGCGGAGAACCTCACCCGGCACGAACACGAGGTGTTCATCACCATCCCGCAGGCGGCCCGCACGGTGCGGCTGTGGGTGGCCGACTCCGGCGCTCTGGATGAGCCGATCGGCCCGTCTCCGCTGGTCACCGACGAGACGATGACCGCCGACTACGGCAAGGGCCGCGCCCCGTGGGGGCAGGACCTGCGCGGGGACGCGGCGGCGCTGAGCCTGTATCAGCGCCACCTCCTGATCACCGGTCTGTCGAACCAGGGCAAGACCGTCGCCCTGCGGTCGCTCGCCCTGTGGCTCGCACTGGACCGCTCGGTCGAGTTCCTGCTCGGTGACCTCAAGGGCGTCGGTGACTGGGCCATGTTCGACGGTCGCGCCCGCGTGCTGATCCAGGGACCAACGGATGAGCACGTGATCCAGGTGACCGAGATGGTCGAGGGCGCGGTGGATGAGATGAACCGCCGGATCCAGGCCCCGCCCGGCACCGTCTTCCCCGCGCTGATCGTGCTGGTCGACGAAGCGCAGATGGCGTTCATGTGCCCGGCCAAGGACGAAGACAAGCGGCCGTACGGCGGCTCCAAGGCCAACTCCCGCTACTTCATGGCGGTCCGCAAGATTCACAACCAGGGCCGTGCGGTCAACGTCCTGATGTGGCAGGGCACCCAGGACCCCACCGATCAGAACCTTCCCAAGCTGGTCCGCGAGGGCGCCCACACCCGCGCCTCCCTCGCCCTCGGTACCGAGTCGCAGGCCCGCATGGCGCTGGGGGACAAGGCCGTGGACGGCGGGGCCGCGCCGAACCTGCTGCGTCCCGGGCTGGACCGGGGAACCCTGGTCGTTGCTTCCGACGGCATCGACATTCCCGCCGGGCAGGCGTCCCTCACGGTGCGCACGCACTACATCGACGACGACGCGGCCAAGGCCATCATCGAGCGGGCCAAGGCCCTGCGCGACGGCGTCACCACCCTGCATGCCGTCGACCGCGACCCCGACCGTGACCCGCTCGCGGACATCGCATCCGTGGTCGGCACGGCGGAGCGGGTCCGCACGAAAGACGTGCTGTCCCGGCTCGGCACGCTCAACGCGGACGCCTACGGCGGCTGGTCGTTCATCGACCTCAAGCGCGTCCTCGACGGGACCGGAGCCGGGCCGTACAAGTCCGACGGGGTCATGGTCGTTGGCCGTGACCGGCTCGCCCGTGCCCTCGCCAACCGCGACGGCGACGGTTCCGCTTCCGCCGCTGAGTGA
- a CDS encoding RRQRL motif-containing zinc-binding protein, producing MSGFYGKCYDPTGARHGIPTYPWRYAPDGYATFRQLRARGLRPGGQPVAAQVLRPRFRRGPLVAYLYRLDHAKPVRPMTPGKWAALAKANLARRTCPACRLDAGYVIPGSLGMCIPCAYPDGRAA from the coding sequence ATGTCCGGGTTCTACGGCAAGTGCTACGACCCCACCGGCGCCCGCCACGGCATCCCCACTTACCCATGGCGCTACGCCCCCGACGGCTACGCCACCTTCCGCCAACTGCGGGCGCGGGGTTTGCGTCCGGGCGGGCAGCCGGTGGCCGCGCAGGTACTGCGCCCGCGCTTCCGGCGGGGACCGCTGGTCGCCTACCTCTACCGCCTCGACCACGCCAAGCCGGTACGGCCGATGACGCCGGGCAAGTGGGCCGCGCTCGCCAAGGCCAACCTGGCGCGCCGTACCTGCCCCGCCTGCCGGCTCGATGCCGGATACGTCATCCCCGGCTCGCTCGGCATGTGCATTCCCTGCGCCTACCCCGACGGCCGTGCCGCCTGA
- a CDS encoding conjugal transfer protein: MSSVKLTRVQTGVLAAAFVPMLATGVFGGIGTYSNIGHSYGKGTALGALAAGEGATAVLALVLLGLTMLGQSSPRIVRAGLWALPAAAAVMGAMAAPDAGRTVIYALTPMGMSVSAEGMAFLARRIVVHTDGRDAENERRTADLVQALAYHRARAAQHPSERVKKWSERKSWRLARKVGIGDTALGSRLLDVQRDRITAGADAALASMFNAPALDPAPVANAEESTETARKRSMADLPESTPAPVVTVTRLTVPDPVAVDLGKSIPPLKPIPAIGAPTTTPAPRPVAAESTRPRGATGRLPDAARSPRPKRTPAQLLDEARKVTAGWPDTRVTAEGIRREVHTSPANARMLRDTLLAERTG; this comes from the coding sequence ATGAGCAGCGTCAAACTGACCCGCGTTCAGACCGGGGTCCTGGCCGCCGCGTTCGTGCCGATGCTGGCCACGGGCGTGTTCGGTGGGATCGGCACGTACAGCAACATCGGCCACTCCTACGGCAAGGGCACCGCGCTCGGAGCGCTCGCGGCCGGTGAGGGCGCGACCGCCGTGCTGGCCCTGGTCCTGTTGGGGCTGACCATGCTGGGACAGTCCTCCCCGCGCATCGTGCGGGCGGGCTTGTGGGCGCTGCCGGCGGCTGCCGCCGTCATGGGCGCGATGGCCGCACCCGACGCCGGCCGCACCGTGATCTACGCCCTGACCCCCATGGGCATGTCGGTCTCTGCGGAGGGCATGGCGTTCCTGGCCCGGCGGATCGTCGTGCACACCGACGGCCGCGACGCGGAGAACGAGCGCCGCACCGCCGACCTGGTCCAGGCGCTCGCCTACCACCGCGCCCGCGCCGCACAGCACCCCAGCGAGCGGGTCAAGAAGTGGTCGGAGCGCAAGTCATGGCGGCTGGCCCGCAAGGTCGGCATCGGGGACACGGCACTCGGATCGAGGCTGCTGGACGTTCAGCGCGACCGGATCACCGCCGGAGCGGACGCCGCGCTCGCCTCCATGTTCAACGCCCCTGCCCTCGATCCGGCACCGGTCGCCAATGCGGAGGAATCCACCGAGACCGCAAGGAAACGGTCTATGGCTGACCTGCCCGAATCGACCCCGGCTCCGGTCGTGACCGTGACGCGGTTGACCGTGCCGGATCCGGTCGCGGTCGACCTGGGCAAGTCGATCCCTCCGCTCAAACCGATTCCCGCGATCGGCGCCCCGACCACGACGCCCGCACCGCGTCCGGTCGCGGCCGAGTCGACCCGCCCGCGTGGCGCCACCGGCCGGCTTCCCGACGCCGCCCGATCGCCCCGACCCAAGCGGACCCCGGCTCAACTGCTCGACGAGGCTCGGAAGGTGACCGCCGGATGGCCGGACACGAGGGTGACCGCCGAGGGCATCCGCCGTGAGGTGCACACCTCGCCGGCCAACGCCCGGATGCTGCGGGACACGCTTCTCGCCGAGCGGACCGGCTGA
- a CDS encoding Pycsar system effector family protein — protein sequence MSTPQTLAAAHAEVKAEIARTDTKTGLLLAFVGAVLAGSWTVAKDLPLPLPLHACIAGGLGMGLLVAAAGLLLRSVRPNLRGRHGFPLWATLTAEQITATLSQDLSADVANLSRIALAKFTGLRRAVDLTCAGGALLILAALLALGGAR from the coding sequence ATGAGCACCCCTCAGACCCTCGCCGCCGCTCACGCGGAGGTGAAGGCGGAGATCGCGCGGACCGACACGAAGACCGGTCTGCTGTTGGCGTTCGTCGGTGCGGTCCTCGCCGGTTCATGGACGGTCGCCAAGGACCTCCCCCTTCCCCTTCCCCTTCACGCCTGCATCGCCGGTGGACTCGGCATGGGGCTGCTGGTCGCCGCGGCGGGTCTGTTGCTGCGGTCGGTCCGCCCCAACCTGCGTGGCCGCCACGGCTTCCCGCTGTGGGCCACGCTCACCGCCGAACAGATCACCGCGACCCTGTCGCAGGATCTGAGCGCGGATGTCGCGAATCTGTCCCGTATCGCGCTGGCCAAGTTCACGGGCCTGCGTCGCGCGGTCGACCTCACCTGCGCCGGCGGGGCGCTGCTCATCCTCGCCGCCCTGCTCGCCCTCGGGGGTGCCCGATGA
- a CDS encoding DUF6284 family protein: protein MRHIVTVQAVVTAAEFDREPTFAELDAIEHEMPVIRAEVELLDAQIIALDRTPNEVDARRIRRARRKVLAARLAAANLTTMHIPGVSA, encoded by the coding sequence ATGAGGCACATCGTCACTGTTCAGGCGGTTGTTACCGCCGCCGAGTTTGACCGTGAGCCGACGTTCGCGGAGCTGGACGCGATTGAGCACGAGATGCCCGTCATTCGGGCGGAAGTTGAGTTGCTGGACGCGCAGATCATCGCGCTGGACCGGACGCCGAACGAGGTGGACGCGCGGCGTATCCGGCGGGCCCGTCGCAAGGTGCTGGCTGCCCGCCTCGCGGCGGCCAACCTCACCACGATGCACATTCCGGGGGTGTCCGCATGA
- a CDS encoding GntR family transcriptional regulator: MALLKYEEIAESLRARIAAGEFAPGETLPSGRDLAEQWSVSRATTVKAMDVLRNDGVVVAKQGTGFVVTETPVARPVGSRRSGSARISGGMPFVRVGEPDWSEPPVRVAAALRMNSGVVTLRRIRLHQLPDGSPHSYAEAWFPPEVADASPRLAQTAPIAEGTTRYVRRQTGRYPVEGVDVTTVRLATESESHHLALPEGTAVAVLLHTAYDQDGLPLVCEEGVTPSAHYEQVDTYAM; encoded by the coding sequence ATGGCACTACTGAAGTACGAGGAGATCGCGGAGTCTCTACGCGCCCGCATCGCCGCCGGCGAGTTTGCTCCGGGCGAGACCCTGCCGTCCGGGCGGGACCTTGCAGAACAGTGGTCGGTGTCGCGTGCGACCACGGTCAAGGCCATGGACGTGCTTCGGAACGATGGCGTGGTTGTGGCCAAGCAGGGGACAGGCTTTGTAGTGACGGAAACGCCCGTCGCTCGCCCCGTCGGCTCACGGCGTTCGGGCTCCGCTCGCATCTCCGGCGGCATGCCCTTCGTGCGGGTCGGTGAGCCGGATTGGAGCGAGCCCCCGGTGCGCGTAGCAGCCGCGCTACGCATGAATTCGGGGGTCGTCACACTACGGCGCATCCGACTCCACCAGCTCCCGGACGGGAGTCCACACAGCTACGCGGAAGCGTGGTTCCCGCCGGAGGTCGCGGATGCCTCCCCCCGACTGGCGCAGACCGCCCCCATCGCCGAAGGAACGACTCGCTACGTTCGCCGACAGACCGGCCGCTACCCGGTAGAAGGCGTGGACGTGACCACGGTACGGCTGGCAACCGAGTCCGAGTCTCACCACTTGGCGCTGCCCGAGGGGACAGCCGTCGCCGTCCTTCTGCACACCGCCTACGACCAAGACGGGCTCCCGCTCGTGTGCGAAGAGGGGGTTACACCCTCCGCTCACTACGAACAGGTGGACACCTATGCCATGTAG
- a CDS encoding bifunctional 2-polyprenyl-6-hydroxyphenol methylase/3-demethylubiquinol 3-O-methyltransferase UbiG, whose product MSELELAPSVLRFYSETVDESSRLYHSADGRLELARTKELLRRFLPPAPARVLDVGGGPGVHAEWLVKDGYAVSLVDPVPRHVEQASAICSASLGDARALDAQDDSYDVVQLLGPLYHLPDAADRHKALSEARRVVKPGGLVAAAAINRYASLFEHVTYAHLHTERIQQAISKILATAVHDGPHFTLAYFHRAEELADELRESGLVDVEVFGIEGPAWSLVKAVEQQPGEGPTDDLIASAVTAARMAEPYPELLAASSHLLAVGRAPARVAA is encoded by the coding sequence ATGTCGGAACTCGAATTGGCTCCCTCTGTCCTGCGCTTCTACAGCGAGACCGTGGACGAAAGCAGTCGCCTCTACCACTCAGCTGACGGTCGTCTTGAGCTGGCCCGGACTAAGGAACTCCTACGTCGCTTCCTGCCACCGGCGCCCGCGCGCGTACTGGACGTGGGAGGCGGGCCCGGGGTGCATGCGGAGTGGCTGGTCAAAGACGGATACGCGGTTTCGCTGGTGGACCCCGTTCCCCGCCATGTTGAGCAGGCGTCCGCGATCTGCTCGGCGTCGCTCGGAGACGCGCGGGCGCTCGATGCGCAGGACGACAGTTATGACGTCGTTCAGCTACTCGGCCCGCTCTATCACCTGCCCGATGCCGCCGACCGTCACAAGGCACTCTCTGAGGCTCGGCGCGTAGTGAAGCCGGGTGGGCTCGTTGCCGCAGCGGCGATCAACCGCTACGCCTCGCTCTTCGAGCACGTCACGTACGCACACCTGCATACCGAGCGCATTCAACAGGCGATCTCGAAGATTCTCGCTACGGCGGTGCACGACGGCCCTCACTTCACCCTGGCCTACTTCCACCGCGCTGAAGAACTCGCCGATGAGCTTCGGGAGTCAGGCCTTGTCGACGTGGAGGTTTTCGGCATTGAGGGTCCGGCATGGTCGCTGGTCAAGGCGGTTGAGCAACAGCCAGGAGAGGGGCCTACCGACGACCTGATTGCTTCCGCCGTGACGGCCGCGCGGATGGCTGAGCCGTACCCGGAACTGCTTGCAGCTAGCTCACACCTGCTCGCAGTGGGGCGGGCTCCCGCACGCGTAGCTGCCTGA
- a CDS encoding cyclic nucleotide-binding/CBS domain-containing protein encodes MLVRDAMSTVVLTIGPAHTLKQAAALMSARRIGAAVVLDPDEGGLGILTERDILNSVGLGQSPDTERAHAHTTTDVVFAAPTWTLEEAALAMSHGGFRHLIVLDHDEPVGIVSVRDIIRCWAPMRQHAPA; translated from the coding sequence ATGCTCGTCCGCGACGCCATGAGCACGGTGGTCCTCACCATCGGACCCGCTCACACCCTCAAACAGGCCGCCGCGCTGATGTCCGCGCGCCGCATCGGCGCAGCCGTGGTCCTCGACCCCGACGAGGGCGGGCTCGGCATCCTCACCGAACGCGACATCCTCAACTCCGTCGGCCTGGGCCAGAGCCCGGACACCGAGCGGGCACACGCCCACACGACCACCGACGTGGTGTTCGCCGCCCCGACCTGGACACTGGAAGAGGCCGCGCTGGCCATGTCCCACGGCGGCTTCCGCCACCTCATCGTCCTCGACCACGACGAGCCGGTCGGCATCGTCTCGGTCCGCGACATCATCCGCTGCTGGGCACCGATGCGACAGCACGCCCCGGCCTGA
- a CDS encoding Fur family transcriptional regulator: MSDLLERLRGRGWRMTAQRRVVAEVLDGDHVHLTADEVHSRAVAKLPEISRATVYNTLGELVSLGEVLEVATDKRAKRYDPNAHRPHHHLVCAQCGAIKDVHPDGNPLADLPDSERFGFTVSGVEVTYRGVCPNCAAA, encoded by the coding sequence ATGAGTGACCTGTTGGAACGACTCCGCGGACGCGGCTGGCGGATGACCGCGCAGCGGCGCGTCGTGGCCGAGGTCCTCGACGGCGATCACGTCCATCTGACGGCCGACGAGGTCCACTCGAGGGCCGTCGCCAAGCTGCCCGAGATCTCCCGGGCGACCGTCTACAACACGCTGGGTGAGCTGGTCTCGCTCGGCGAGGTGCTGGAAGTCGCCACGGACAAGCGTGCGAAGCGGTACGACCCGAACGCTCACCGTCCGCACCACCACCTGGTCTGCGCCCAGTGCGGCGCGATCAAGGACGTCCACCCGGACGGCAACCCCCTGGCCGACCTCCCGGACTCCGAGCGCTTCGGCTTCACGGTCTCGGGCGTAGAGGTGACGTACCGGGGTGTGTGCCCGAACTGCGCGGCGGCCTGA
- a CDS encoding sel1 repeat family protein codes for MDVMGDKATLLETGRFVQPSDRDETGEAAEEARRRLAAEAGDVEAMSVLGAMLLRRGDLDGAEPQLRAATAAGDRAAANNLGVLLHQRGYAEEAAGWWRIAAVAGSAAAAHALGRHHRERGDEPAAEYWLCQSAEQGHALGAYALADLLEHRGDSGAGDWMRAAAERGHREAAYRLARTLDRKSAQAQEDEGDNSAAETVAAQAEQWYRQAAARGHRRAALHLGAILERRGALKEAGRWYLTSAKDGEARAACALGFLLRDAGDTESAAVWWLRAAQDGDGNAANALGALHAERGETQTAERWYRAAMDAGDVNGAYNLGLLCAEQARTAQAEQWYRRAAYAGHREAANALAILLLQVGDASGAEPWFSKAAEAGSVDAAFNLGILHAGRGEDEAALRWYERAAAAGHTEAALQVGIARLRDGDERAAERHLRCAAGGGSAEAAYRLATVLDARRPPAPAHELGEPATEKSECEEWYERAASQGHRRAQVRVGMLASARGDVVDAARWYRVAAEAGSRNGAFNLGLLLAREGSEPEAALWWARAADAGHGRAALRLALVYARRGELAEGQRWADRAVSLGPGEVSERAARLRDALRQELSA; via the coding sequence ATGGACGTTATGGGGGACAAGGCAACTCTGTTGGAGACAGGGCGGTTTGTGCAGCCTTCCGACCGGGACGAGACCGGCGAGGCTGCGGAGGAGGCGCGCCGACGACTCGCCGCGGAGGCGGGCGACGTCGAGGCGATGAGCGTTCTCGGAGCCATGCTGCTCCGCCGCGGTGATCTCGACGGGGCCGAGCCTCAGCTGCGCGCTGCCACCGCGGCCGGTGACCGCGCCGCGGCCAACAACCTGGGTGTCCTCCTGCACCAGCGCGGCTACGCGGAGGAGGCGGCCGGCTGGTGGCGGATCGCCGCCGTCGCCGGGTCCGCGGCCGCCGCGCACGCGCTGGGCCGCCACCACCGCGAGCGCGGGGACGAGCCCGCCGCCGAGTACTGGCTGTGCCAGTCCGCCGAGCAGGGGCACGCCCTCGGCGCGTACGCGCTCGCCGACCTCCTGGAGCACCGCGGTGACTCCGGCGCGGGGGACTGGATGCGGGCGGCCGCCGAGCGGGGGCACCGCGAGGCGGCGTACCGGCTTGCGCGCACGCTGGACCGCAAGTCCGCGCAGGCACAGGAGGACGAGGGCGACAACAGTGCCGCGGAGACCGTCGCGGCCCAGGCCGAGCAGTGGTACCGGCAGGCGGCCGCGCGCGGTCACCGGCGGGCCGCGCTGCATCTGGGAGCGATCCTGGAGAGGCGTGGGGCGCTCAAGGAGGCCGGGCGCTGGTATCTGACCTCCGCCAAGGACGGCGAGGCGCGGGCCGCCTGCGCGCTCGGGTTCCTGCTGCGGGACGCGGGCGACACCGAGAGCGCCGCCGTGTGGTGGCTGCGGGCCGCCCAGGACGGCGACGGGAACGCCGCCAACGCGCTGGGCGCGCTGCACGCCGAGCGCGGCGAGACGCAGACCGCCGAGCGGTGGTACCGGGCCGCGATGGACGCCGGCGATGTGAACGGCGCGTACAACCTCGGGCTGCTCTGCGCCGAGCAGGCGCGGACCGCGCAGGCCGAGCAGTGGTACCGGCGTGCGGCGTACGCGGGACACCGGGAGGCCGCGAACGCGCTGGCCATTCTGCTGCTGCAGGTCGGTGACGCGTCCGGTGCCGAGCCGTGGTTCTCCAAGGCCGCGGAGGCCGGGAGTGTGGACGCCGCCTTCAACCTCGGGATCCTGCACGCCGGGCGGGGCGAGGACGAGGCGGCCCTGCGGTGGTACGAGCGGGCCGCTGCCGCCGGGCACACCGAGGCCGCGCTCCAGGTGGGGATCGCGCGCCTGCGGGACGGGGACGAGCGGGCTGCCGAGCGGCACCTTCGGTGTGCCGCGGGCGGGGGGAGCGCGGAGGCGGCCTATCGGCTCGCCACCGTGCTCGACGCGCGGCGCCCGCCCGCGCCCGCGCACGAGTTGGGGGAGCCGGCCACCGAGAAGAGCGAGTGCGAGGAGTGGTACGAGCGGGCCGCTTCCCAGGGGCATCGGCGGGCGCAGGTGCGGGTGGGGATGCTCGCCTCAGCGCGCGGGGACGTGGTGGACGCGGCTCGGTGGTACCGGGTGGCCGCGGAGGCGGGGTCCCGGAACGGGGCGTTCAATCTTGGGCTGTTGCTTGCCCGGGAGGGGAGTGAGCCGGAGGCTGCCCTGTGGTGGGCTCGGGCCGCTGACGCGGGGCATGGGCGGGCGGCGTTGCGGCTTGCTCTTGTCTACGCGCGTCGTGGCGAGCTTGCGGAGGGGCAGCGGTGGGCTGATCGTGCGGTGTCGCTCGGGCCTGGTGAGGTTTCTGAGCGGGCGGCTCGGTTGCGGGATGCGTTGCGGCAGGAGTTGTCTGCGTGA